A window of Hevea brasiliensis isolate MT/VB/25A 57/8 chromosome 14, ASM3005281v1, whole genome shotgun sequence contains these coding sequences:
- the LOC110641698 gene encoding caffeoyl-CoA O-methyltransferase, with protein MASNNEQQNQAGRHQEVGHKSLLQSDELYQYILETSVYPTEPEPMKELRELTAKHPWNIMTSSADEGQFLNMLLKLMNAKNTMEIGVYTGYSLLATALALPDDGKILAMDINRENYELGLPVIQKAGVAHKIDFKEGPALPVLDQMIAEGKYHGTFDFIFVDADKDNYLNYHERLIELVKVGGVIGYDNTLWNGSVVAPPDAPLRKYVRYYRDFVMKLNKALPADPRIEICMLPVGDGITLCRRIK; from the exons ATGGCTTCCAACAATGAACAGCAAAATCAGGCAGGCAGGCACCAAGAAGTTGGCCACAAGAGTCTTCTCCAGAGTGATGAACTTTACCAG TACATACTTGAGACTAGTGTGTACCCAACAGAGCCTGAACCCATGAAGGAGCTCAGGGAGTTAACTGCCAAGCATCCCTG GAACATCATGACTTCATCAGCTGATGAAGGGCAGTTCTTGAACATGCTTTTGAAGCTTATGAATGCCAAGAACACAATGGAAATTGGTGTCTACACTGGATATTCTCTCTTGGCAACTGCTCTTGCTCTTCCTGATGATGGAAAG ATCTTGGCCATGGACATAAACAGGGAAAACTATGAGCTGGGTCTGCCTGTTATCCAGAAAGCTGGTGTGGCACACAAGATTGATTTCAAAGAAGGCCCTGCTTTGCCTGTTCTTGACCAAATGATTGCAGAA GGGAAGTATCATGGAACTTTTGACTTCATCTTTGTGGACGCTGATAAAGACAATTACCTAAACTACCACGAGAGGTTGATTGAATTAGTGAAAGTTGGAGGAGTGATCGGGTACGACAACACCCTATGGAACGGGTCTGTAGTGGCCCCACCTGATGCACCCTTAAGGAAGTATGTCAGGTACTACAGAGACTTTGTGATGAAGCTCAACAAGGCCCTACCAGCCGATCCCAGGATTGAGATTTGCATGCTTCCGGTAGGTGATGGGATCACTCTCTGCCGTCGGATCAAGTGA